A genome region from Arachis duranensis cultivar V14167 chromosome 6, aradu.V14167.gnm2.J7QH, whole genome shotgun sequence includes the following:
- the LOC107491650 gene encoding uncharacterized mitochondrial protein AtMg00810-like has product MKDLGSFSYFLSLEVISTNDGIYLTQAKYALDLLVRAGITDSHTEFTLLEPNVHFTPMDDTVLDNPTLYRQLVGGLVYLTVTRPDIAYPIHVLNQFLSAPRITHYVTVLREYSDADWPGDPSDRHSITGYCLFLGDSLILWQAKKQTFTARSSTEVEYHALANTTAMIAHNDVFHERTEHIEIDCHLVRQCILIDAVRLIAVVTLD; this is encoded by the exons atgaaagatcttggttcttTCAGTTATTTTCTTAGTCTCGAGGTCATATCCACAAATGATGGCATCTATCTCACTCAAGCTAAGTATGCTTTAGATCTTCTTGTTCGTGCCGGGATTACAGACAGTCATACTGAGTTTACTCTCCTTGAGCCTAATGTTCATTTTACTCCTATGGATGACACTGTTTTGGATAATCCTACTCTTTATCGACAGTTAGTTGGAGGACTTGTCTACTTAACTGTCACCCGACCAGACATTGCCTATCCAATTCATGTTCTTAACCAGTTCTTGTCAGCTCCTCGTATTACTCACTATGTGACAGTTCTTCGC GAATACTCAGATGCTGATTGGCCTGGTGATCCCTCTGATCGTCATTCTATTACTGGTTATTGTTTATTTCTTGGAGACTCTCTCATTTTATGGCAAGCTAAGAAGCAAACGTTCACTGCTCGATCAAGCACAGAAGTTGAATACCATGCTCTCGCTAACACCACTGCTATG ATTGCCCATAATGATGTGTTTCATGAACGCACCGAACATATTGAGATTGATTGTCACCTTGTTCGACAATGCATCCTTATTGATGCTGTTCGTCTCATCGCTGTTGTAACACTAGATTAG
- the LOC107491651 gene encoding ABC transporter C family member 5, translating into MSTTLPPSSSSVGSSNTLLNEILSLPVLELVATCANLALLLVFLIVIFSRKVLGNVGSVRYDNKDDIASNGGAVSPRVVDAQTHQVRIGTWFKLSVLSCLYVLLVQLVVLGFDAVALIQGKGNLSVILLPVSQGLSWIVLSFLALNCKAQRLDRFPFLLRVWWSVSFVICLCTLYVDGRGLWDEGYKHLQSHVVVNFAATPALAFLCIVAARGATGIEVCGDSDFREPLLAEEESGCVKVTPYSDAGIFSLATLSWLNPILSLGARRPLELKDIPLVARKDRAKTNYKILNSNWERLKAENSSGQPSLAWALLRSFWKEAAWNAIFAGLNTLVSYVGPYMVSYFVDYLSGKQSYPNEGYVLAGIFFVAKLVETFTTRQWYLGVDILGMHVRSALTAMVYRKGLRLSSLAKQSHTSGEIVNYMAVDVQRVGDYSWYLHDMWMLPMQIVLALLILYKNVGIACIATLIATIISIVVTVPVARIQEDYQDKLMAAKDERMRKTSECLRNMRILKLQAWEDRYQIKLEEMRGVEFKWLRKALYSQAFITFIFWSSPIFVSAVTFATCILLGGELTAGGVLSALATFRILQEPLRNFPDLVSTMAQTKVSIDRISCFLLEEELQEDATIVLPHGISNVAVEIKDGIFCWDPSSSSRPTLSGIHMKAEKGMRVAVCGMVGSGKSSFLSCILGEIPKLSGEVRVCGLSAYVSQSAWIQSGNIEENILFGSPMDKAKYKNVLHACSLKKDLELFSHGDQTIIGDRGINLSGGQKQRVQLARALYQDADIYLLDDPFSAVDAHTGSELFREYILTALANKTVIYVTHQVEFLPAADLILVLKEGCIIQAGKYDDLLQAGTDFNALVSAHHEAIEAMEIPSFSSEDSEEHLSLNALVISSKKSICSTNDIDNLAKELQEGSSNSDQKAIKEKKKTKRSRKKQLVQEEERVRGRISMKVYLSYMAAAYKGLLIPLIIMAQTFFQFLQIASNWWMAWANPQTEGDLPKVSPTELLVVYMALAFGSSCFIFVRAILVATFGLAAAQKLFLKMLRSVFHAPMSFFDSTPAGRILNRVSVDQSVVDLDIPFRLGGFASTTIQLIGIVGVMTEVTWQVLLLVIPMGVACLWMQKYYMASSRELVRIVSIQKSPIINLFAESIAGASTIRGFGQEKRFMKRNLYLLDCFARPFFCSLAAIEWLCLRMELLSTFVFAFCMVLLVSFPHGSIDPSMAGLAVTYGLNLNARLSRWILSFCKLENKIISIERIYQYSQIPSEAPAIIEDFRPPPSWPENGTIEIIDLKVLIRSVLLNFYLFISF; encoded by the exons ATGTCTACAACActacctccttcttcttcttctgttggATCGTCTAATACCCTTTTGAATGAGATCCTTTCTTTGCCAGTTTTGGAACTTGTAGCAACGTGTGCCAACTTGGCACTGCTGCTTGTGTTTCTCATTGTTATCTTTTCAAGAAAGGTGCTTGGGAACGTGGGAAGTGTTAGATATGACAATAAGGATGATATTGCAAGCAATGGTGGCGCAGTTAGTCCTAGAGTTGTTGATGCACAAACACATCAAGTTAGGATTGGTACATGGTTCAAGCTTTCGGTCTTGTCTTGTCTCTATGTTCTGTTGGTGCAACTTGTGGTGTTGGGGTTTGATGCTGTAGCTTTGATTCAGGGAAAGGGTAATTTGTCTGTAATTTTGTTGCCAGTTTCTCAGGGTTTGTCTTGGATTGTGTTGAGCTTCTTGGCTTTAAATTGCAAGGCTCAGAGGCTTGATAGGTTTCCATTTTTGTTGAGAGTTTGGTGGAGTGTGTCATTTGTTATTTGCTTGTGCACTTTGTATGTTGATGGGAGGGGGTTATGGGATGAAGGTTACAAGCATTTGCAGTCCCATGTGGTGGTGAATTTCGCAGCCACGCCTGCACTTGCCTTCTTGTGTATTGTTGCAGCTAGGGGTGCTACCGGTATTGAAGTCTGTGGGGATTCGGATTTTCGAGAGCCGTTGCTTGCTGAAGAAGAATCAGGGTGTGTGAAGGTTACTCCATACAGTGATGCTGGAATTTTTAGCCTGGCTACTCTGTCTTGGCTGAACCCAATTCTTTCCCTCGGCGCAAGGCGACCATTGGAGCTTAAGGACATTCCCCTAGTGGCACGAAAAGATCGAGCTAAGACAAATTACAAGATTTTGAATTCTAATTGGGAGAGATTGAAGGCTGAAAATTCGTCCGGACAGCCTTCGTTAGCTTGGGCACTTCTCAGATCATTTTGGAAGGAAGCAGCTTGGAATGCCATCTTTGCTGGTTTGAATACTCTTGTTTCTTATGTTGGTCCTTACATGGTAAGCTACTTTGTTGATTACTTGAGTGGCAAACAAAGTTATCCGAACGAGGGCTATGTCCTCGCTGGGATATTCTTCGTGGCGAAGCTTGTTGAGACCTTTACAACTCGTCAATGGTATCTAGGAGTGGATATCTTGGGCATGCATGTTAGATCAGCTCTAACAGCGATGGTGTATCGAAAGGGGCTTAGACTCTCGAGCTTAGCGAAGCAAAGTCACACAAGTGGAGAGATTGTTAACTACATGGCTGTAGATGTTCAAAGAGTAGGGGACTACTCTTGGTACCTTCATGATATGTGGATGCTTCCTATGCAGATTGTTCTTGCCCTTCTAATCTTGTACAAGAACGTTGGAATTGCTTGTATTGCAACACTGATTGCTACCATCATTTCAATTGTTGTCACTGTTCCAGTAGCTAGGATCCAAGAAGATTATCAAGACAAGTTAATGGCTGCAAAAGATGAAAGGATGAGAAAAACATCTGAGTGCTTAAGGAACATGAGGATTCTCAAGTTGCAAGCTTGGGAAGACAGGTATCAAATAAAGTTAGAGGAGATGCGTGGAGTCGAGTTCAAATGGCTTCGAAAAGCGTTGTACTCGCAGGCtttcataacattcatattctGGAGCTCCCCCATTTTTGTTTCAGCTGTCACTTTCGCTACATGCATATTGCTGGGTGGAGAGTTGACTGCAGGTGGTGTGCTTTCTGCTTTGGCTACTTTTAGAATCCTCCAAGAACCTCTCAGGAATTTTCCGGACTTGGTTTCAACAATGGCTCAGACTAAGGTTTCGATTGATCGAATATCTTGTTTCCTGCTTGAGGAAGAGTTGCAGGAAGATGCAACTATTGTCTTACCTCATGGAATCTCTAATGTTGCAGTAGAAATTAAGGATGGCATCTTCTGTTGGGACCCTTCTTCATCTTCTAGACCAACTCTATCAGGGATTCATATGAAGGCCGAAAAAGGAATGCGTGTGGCTGTTTGTGGTATGGTTGGTTCTGGGAAATCAAGTTTTCTTTCTTGCATCCTTGGAGAGATTCCTAAGCTTTCCGGCGAA GTAAGGGTGTGCGGCTTGTCTGCATATGTCTCGCAATCAGCATGGATACAGTCTGGAAACATAGAGGAAAATATTCTGTTTGGAAGCCCAATGGACAAAGCAAAGTACAAGAATGTTCTTCATGCTTGTTCTCTTAAGAAGGACTTGGAGCTTTTCTCACATGGTGATCAAACAATTATTGGTGATAGAGGCATAAACCTGAGTGGTGGCCAGAAGCAGCGTGTTCAGCTCGCACGAGCACTCTACCAAGATGCTGATATTTATCTTCTTGATGATCCCTTTAGTGCAGTTGATGCTCACACCGGATCAGAATTGTTTAGG GAGTATATATTGACAGCACTAGCAAATAAAACAGTAATCTATGTGACACATCAAGTTGAATTTCTTCCTGCTGCTGATTTGATACTG GTTCTCAAAGAAGGCTGCATCATACAAGCTGGAAAATATGATGATCTCTTACAAGCAGGAACAGATTTTAATGCTCTAGTTTCTGCTCACCATGAAGCCATAGAGGCTATGGAAATTCCTAGTTTCTCATCTGAAGATTCCGAAGAACATTTATCCTTAAATGCATTGGTTATATCCAGTAAGAAGTCTATTTGTTCCACAAATGATATTGACAATTTGGCAAAGGAACTGCAAGAGGGATCATCGAATTCAGATCAAAAAGCGAttaaggagaagaagaaaacaaaacgCTCAAGGAAAAAGCAACTAGTTCAAGAAGAGGAGAGGGTCAGAGGTAGAATCAGCATGAAGGTTTATTTGTCATACATGGCAGCAGCATATAAAGGGTTATTGATTCCTCTCATAATCATGGCGCAAACGTTCTTTCAGTTTCTACAGATTGCTAGTAATTGGTGGATGGCTTGGGCTAACCCACAAACTGAAGGAGACCTGCCAAAAGTATCTCCCACAGAGCTTCTTGTTGTTTACATGGCCCTCGCTTTCGGCAGCTCCTGCTTTATATTTGTAAGGGCTATTCTGGTGGCTACATTTGGCCTTGCAGCAGCTCAGAAGCTGTTCTTGAAGATGCTTAGAAGTGTTTTCCATGCACCAATGTCTTTCTTCGACTCTACACCTGCCGGACGGATCTTGAATCGT GTATCAGTTGATCAAAGTGTTGTGGATCTTGACATTCCTTTCAGACTCGGTGGCTTCGCTTCGACAACAATACAACTTATTGGTATTGTTGGTGTGATGACAGAAGTCACATGGCAAGTTTTGCTCCTAGTTATCCCAATGGGTGTTGCTTGTTTGTGGATGCAG AAATACTATATGGCTTCCTCGAGGGAACTAGTCCGAATTGTAAGCATCCAGAAGTCTCCAATCATAAATCTTTTTGCTGAATCAATTGCTGGAGCTTCTACAATAAGAGGATTTGGACAAGAAAAGAGGTTTATGAAGCGAAATCTCTATCTTCTAGATTGCTTTGCTCGGCCATTCTTCTGCAGTCTTGCTGCTATCGAATGGCTCTGCTTGCGGATGGAGTTACTGTCAACTTTTGTATTTGCTTTCTGCATGGTATTACTTGTAAGCTTCCCCCATGGAAGCATTGATCCCA GCATGGCTGGACTTGCTGTGACTTATGGACTCAATTTGAATGCACGTTTATCGAGATGGATACTTAGCTTCTGCAAACTCGAAAATAAAATCATTTCTATTGAAAGAATTTACCAATACAGTCAAATTCCAAGTGAAGCACCAGCAATCATTGAAGATTTTCGCCCTCCACCCTCATGGCCTGAAAATGGAACAATTGAAATAATTGATCTGAAGGTACTTATTAGATcagttttgttaaatttttaccTCTTTATTTCATTTTAG
- the LOC107491714 gene encoding xyloglucan galactosyltransferase MUR3 has protein sequence MRRRPVTGVLSDQMEKSAPKNQNSRICFLAALSAFFWLLLLYFHFVVLGTTTTPTPSSVVDQSAKFINPTTFDANKDEDDDSNELPVQRLQPPPRKQIGFPDLDSDSQNLNKNPNNSPLKERNFPFMKALTTADNKNDPCAGKYIYVHDLPSRFNEDMLKECRSLSLWTNMCKFTTNAGLGPPLENVEGVFSNTGWYATNQFAVDVIFSNRMKQYECLTKDSSIAAAFFVPFYAGFDIARYLWGYNISMRDAASLDLVDWLMKRPEWKIMGGKDHFLVAGRITWDFRRLSEEESDWGNKLLFLPAAKNMSMLVVESSPWNANDYGIPYPTYFHPAKDEDVFVWQDRMRKLKRKWLFSFAGAPRPDNPKSIRGQIIEQCRSSKVGKLLECDFGESKCHSPSSIMQMFQSSLFCLQPQGDSYTRRSAFDSMLAGCIPVFFHPGSAYTQYTWHLPKNYTKYSVFIPEDDIRKRNVSIEERLSEIPPEQVSIMREEVISLIPRLVYADPRSKLETLKDAFDVSVQAIIDKVTNLRKDMIEGRTDENFIEENSWKYALLDEGQREVGPHEWDPFFSKPKDGNGESSDTSAEAAKNSWKNEQRSQ, from the coding sequence ATGAGACGGCGCCCCGTTACGGGCGTTCTCTCCGATCAGATGGAGAAGTCTGCGCCCAAGAATCAAAATTCTCGAATCTGCTTCCTCGCCGCTCTCTCCGCTTTCTTCTGGCTCCTCCTCCTCTACTTCCATTTCGTCGTACTCGGCACCACCACCACCCCCACCCCCTCCTCCGTTGTTGACCAATCCGCTAAGTTCATCAACCCCACTACTTTCGACGCCAATAAAGACGAAGATGATGATTCCAATGAATTACCTGTACAGCGGCTCCAGCCTCCGCCGCGGAAGCAGATTGGCTTCCCCGATCTCGATTCAGATTCCCAAAACCTAAACAAAAACCCTAATAATTCTCCTCTAAAGGAGAGGAATTTCCCCTTCATGAAAGCGCTGACAACCGCAGACAACAAGAACGACCCTTGCGCTGGAAAGTACATTTATGTCCACGATCTTCCATCGAGGTTCAACGAGGACATGCTCAAAGAGTGCAGAAGCTTGAGCCTTTGGACCAACATGTGCAAGTTCACCACAAATGCTGGCCTTGGTCCACCCCTCGAGAACGTTGAAGGTGTTTTCTCCAACACCGGTTGGTACGCCACAAACCAGTTCGCAGTTGATGTTATCTTCAGCAACAGGATGAAGCAGTACGAGTGCTTGACCAAGGATTCCTCCATTGCCGCCGCATTCTTCGTGCCGTTCTACGCCGGATTCGACATTGCACGGTACCTTTGGGGCTACAATATCTCAATGAGGGACGCTGCGTCGCTTGATTTGGTTGATTGGCTCATGAAAAGACCGGAATGGAAGATCATGGGCGGGAAGGATCATTTTCTTGTTGCTGGAAGGATAACATGGGATTTCAGGAGGTTGAGTGAGGAAGAATCTGATTGGGGGAACAAGCTTCTGTTCTTGCCTGCGGCGAAGAACATGTCTATGCTTGTGGTTGAATCCAGTCCTTGGAATGCCAATGATTATGGGATCCCTTATCCGACATATTTTCACCCTGCCAAAGATGAAGATGTTTTTGTTTGGCAGGATAGGATGAGGAAGTTGAAGAGGAAATGGTTGTTCTCATTCGCAGGAGCGCCTCGCCCGGACAATCCGAAATCCATTAGGGGGCAGATAATTGAGCAGTGCAGGAGTTCAAAAGTTGGAAAGCTCTTGGAGTGTGATTTCGGGGAGAGCAAATGCCATTCCCCTAGCAGCATTATGCAGATGTTTCAGAGTTCACTATTCTGCCTTCAGCCACAGGGCGATTCGTACACGAGAAGATCCGCTTTTGATTCAATGCTGGCTGGTTGCATTCCTGTTTTCTTCCATCCGGGTTCGGCTTATACACAATATACTTGGCATCTTCCTAAGAATTACACCAAGTATTCCGTGTTCATCCCTGAGGATGATATTCGCAAGAGGAATGTGAGCATTGAGGAGAGGCTTAGTGAGATTCCACCGGAGCAAGTGAGCATCATGAGGGAGGAGGTTATTAGTCTCATTCCTAGGCTAGTGTATGCAGATCCTCGTTCCAAGTTAGAGACCCTTAAGGATGCGTTTGATGTTTCGGTGCAAGCAATCATTGACAAGGTTACCAATCTGAGGAAGGACATGATTGAGGGCCGCACAGATGAGAACTTCATTGAGGAGAACAGTTGGAAGTATGCATTGTTGGATGAGGGGCAGCGCGAGGTTGGGCCTCATGAATGGGATCCTTTCTTCTCAAAGCCGAAGGATGGCAATGGGGAATCCAGTGATACCTCTGCTGAAGCTGCAAAGAATTCTTGGAAAAATGAGCAGAGAAGCCAATAG